The Acinetobacter shaoyimingii DNA segment TCATACCACCCATCATTTTTTCCATCATGGCTTGCTGACGTTTCAACATCGTTTTCATCATAATAGCTTTCAATGCTTGTTGTACTGGTGGAATCAAAATCAAGACTGCAATCACATCAGTGATTAAACCAGGAATGGCAAGCAGCAACCCTGCAATGATTTTAGGTAAGTTATTCGCTAGGTTAGGATCTTGACTCATTTGTCCTTGTTGCATTTGTTGCATCTGAGGCATAAGACCAACAGAGTTAGCACGCATCATATTTAAACCGATAAAAAATGCAGCAACAAACCAGAAGAATACATACCACATACTTCCGACGAGGTCACCTACTCCGATCCACACAAAGATCTCAAGAACCAAACCAATTAAAACAATAAGTGCAATTTTCATGAAAAGTAGTCTAATCTCAACAGAAGAAAAATATTAAGCTGAAAACATAATATATTAATGATGAATACAGCTCCTATTATTGATAAGGGCATTCCCTATTTTTTAAAGGCTAAAAAGTGATTTTTTTATTTATTTCACAGTTAATGTGGGATATTTCAGCATGATTAGGATCTCTTGATACTTCAGTCCTGCGTTGTGTTATAGACTAAACCAACACAAATAAGGCATGAATTGATGACAAAGGCTATTTCATAGACTTTTATTCAATGATTCTTCTATTTCCATCTTCAAAAGAAATTCAATAGATCATTATCACGCATTTTGATGCAACATTTTCCAAACGATCAAAAAAAAGCTACCCGTAGAGCTACGTATGCCCTTAAAATGAATTTGTTTATTATTCCATAGAATTGATATGTCTCTGATTATTGGTATAGATCCCGGTTCACGCTTAACAGGCTATGGCATCATACAAAAAGAAGGCCAAAAACTTATTTTTGTTGATGCAGGCACGATTCGTACCGAAACTCCTGATATGCCTGAACGTTTAAAACGAATCTTTGCAGGTATTGAGCGTATTGTGAAATTTCATGGTCCAACGGAAGCTGCTGTTGAACAAGTGTTTATGGCGGTAAACCCTGACTCTGCACTTAAATTAGGTCAAGCACGTGGCGCTGCAATTGCGGCTTTGGTCAATTTAGATTTACAAGTGGCTGAATATACCGCTCGTCAAATTAAACAATCTGTGGTTGGGTACGGTGCAGCCGACAAAGAACAAGTACAAATGATGGTGATGCGTATTTTAAATTTAAGTATTAAACCACAAGCGGATGCTGCCGATGCACTTGCCGCTGCTATATGTCATGCCCATGCTTCAGGTAGTATGTCCAAAATGGCAGTACTGAATGCTTTGGGTGGTATGGCACGTGGTCGAAGCCGAACCAGCTCACGTCGTCGTTAACATTTAAAAATCGAATATCGTTAAGCATTGTATTGAAGATGTATTTAGAAACACTTCTTCAATACATAAGAAATCAACTCAACTTTATTTTAAATAGGGCGCAGCATCTTTTTTGATTTCACCCATTGAAGGCTGTTTTGGATAGGTTAATGTGACGCGTCGTCCAAAGGTTCGAATATTTTTCTTTTGGTTTTCATCAAAGCGAATAATGACGAGCTCTTCTGGCTCATTGCGATGATTGATTTCACAAATCATATAGCTACCAAATTTCTCAATAATCATATATTGAGGAAAGGTACTTTTCAGTTTTCCAAGAAATGTGCCTTGTTTTGAATTTGAATCAGCATTGATTTGTGTATAGGCAATGAGCACTATGAGCGCTGCTACAACTGCGATCACCACTAGATATTTTTCCATTTTCTCTCTAATCTTTGAAATTACTGAACACGAATATAACTTTGTTTTTTATCATCATATTGATAAATATGGGTCTCTTTTTTAGGCATAATTTTAGATCCAGTCTGACTATACAGACGTTCAGTGCCTGTATATTTGATTTCAAGGTCGTACAATCCATTGTGCACACTATTTAGAAATTTATACTTTCCATGATAACCCCAGACTTTATCATCACCTGTCGCTTCATTATCGGAATCTAAAACTGCAATCTCAATCATTTTGAATGTTACTAACTCATTCATCGGGGCTATATAAAGTATTTTGGAACTATAACCTTGACGACTCACGTCAACAGTTTCAACAACCCCTTTGATATTGGGTCCAACATTAACCAAGTTTGATAATATTCTATTGGGATTATACGTATCATCATTCATCCCCATTCCGACCCAAGCATCCTCATCAGTTGCTTTACTTACAAGTTCAAACTGCTGATTGGTATTTTTTTTAAATATATAAACATCACTATAACTTGAACACGCAAAGCAGTAATTAATTTTTTTATTTTCTTCATCAACTACAACACGCGACACAGTGAGTAAAAATCTCTGTTGTTTGGATGAGTTTAGATAAGCAACAGGTTCCCCATAAATCAGCGCTTTTATTTGATCATTTTTTTCTTGATACCTCACATATTGTGTTTTGGTCTTATCTAATTCTGGAATGACAATATGTTTAAGCTGGTTTCCATAGAAAGTCGTTATCACAGTTTTAAAATTTAAATCCTTCAGTATGATGGTTTTTTTTGCAATTACTGGAGAGGATGCCCTATTTTCAGCATATACTGGTGTGATCATCATGAGTGGTGCACAAAGTAAATACCCAAAAAAAATTGTTGTTTTCATTTTTGAATTTCCTGTTTTTATCATGAGAATCTATTTTTGCTTAGGCTATTTATCGAATCATAACAAAATCATCATATTGAAGTTCATTCTCATGGAGCTTTTCTTGCTGAATTTTAGACACTTTTGATCGCAAAGGTCCAATTAAACTACATTTTAAAATGTCTTGTATGGCCTGTTCATCCCCTATGACCACAGCCTCAACGTCGCCTGTTTCTAAATTTTTAACATATCCTTTTAAGTTTAAATCATTCGCCTGTTTCTCAAACCAACGACGATACCCGACGCCTTGTACAATGCCTGAAATTGTGAGTTTTAACGCTTGCATATCAACAACCTATCAAATAACTTTTTTTCATATTTCAAGAGCGTGATTTACAACATGATACACCGCTTCATTCATATGATGTGCTTGTACTCCTCGCATTCCAGATTTTGCCAAATGATCACCCGCCAAAGCATGTAAAGTCACAATTTGATGCAATTCAATCTGTTCGTGAAATTGTGCTTTCAAACTGGCGATCATGCCTGCTAAAACATCTCCCATGCCACCCGTTGCCATCCCAGCATTACCTGCGGTACACATCCATAACTTATCCTGTAAAATTAAACTTCCTGCGCCTTTTAACACCCACTCACCAGCATAGCGTTGTTGTAAATCATAAATGGCTTGAATACGATCTGACTCAACATCAGATGTTTGCTTATCTAAAAGTTTTGCTGCTTCACCAGGATGTGGGGTTGCATAGGTATGTGTTTTTAACTGAACTGGGTGTAAAGCCAAGAACCATAATGCATCTGCATCAAGCACCAATTCAACTTTGGACTGATTCAAATGAGGAAACCAATTTAAAAACTGTTGTTCTGACCATGCATCCCGACCTAAGCCCATACCAAAACTGACCGCATCAACTTGATTAATTAATTGTTGAATCATGTAATGATCAAGCGCATTGATATCTCGAAGCATAATATTAGGTGAACGTGCCAAAGTAGCCATATGGTGTTTAGCATCACAAACAATACTGACCTTACCTGCACCTGCTGAAAAAGCGGCCTCAGCTGCCATCATCACAGCGCCACCCATGTCTGCATGACCGCCGACAATCAGTACATGACCATAACTACCTTTATGCCCAAAAGCTTCACGTTTAGGTAATTGAATGCTTTTCGGTGATAGATATGCCAATGTTTTAAGCTCATCATCGATAGGAATTAAAGGAATGACTTCTACTTGACTTGCATATTCTTTCCCTTGACCTGTCAATAATCCTGCTTTCAGCCCCAATACGGTATATGTTATATCGGCTTTTACTGCACAAGGTAAAACCTGTCCTGTGTTGGCATGTAGCCCACTGGGAATATCAATGGCAACTTTAAAACCAGATTGTCGGTTTATGGAATGAATAATGGTTTGCCAATCTTCATCTAAGGTTCGATTGAGTCCAATACCAAACAAAGCATCAATATACACATCATAAGCATGATGAAATTCAAAAGCTGAAAATATATCTATACCGCTTGTATTTGCCTCGCGATACGCTTTGACCAACGAAGCTGAATCTCCAAGTTCGGTACTGTAGACATCAACGCAATATCCTGCTTGGTGCAAATACTTCGCCACCAAATATCCATCACCTGCATTATTTCCTGCGCCACAGCAGACAGCAATGCAGATTGAATGCTTAAACTGTTGTTGCAATAACACCATGAGCCGTTGACTGATTGCCCAAGCTGCTTGTTGCATTAAGCCATAATCACTATTTTGCTGATTAAACCAACGTTGCTCCCATGCTTGAACTTCACGGCTATGGTAAACTGGCTGTTGCATCATTATTCCCTTTTATTTGCTTATGACTCAATCCACACTTTCAAAAAAAATCCCATTAGATCAGTATGATCCTATCGCTTTAAAAGCATGGATTAAAGCACAAGCTTTTGATCTGGGTTTTGCTGATTGTGTCATTGCCAAACCCGATGCTCAAGCAGAATTGGTGCGTTTTCAAGAATATTTAGACCGTGGTTATCACGGCGATATGAAGTTTTTAGAAGAAAACTTAGAAAAGCGTGCTGATCCTAAACTGCTGGTGCCTGGCACAAAAAGTGTTATTTGTGTACGAATGGATTATTTGGTGGAAACACCAAAACCGCGTTATGTGCCCGATGAACCCAACTCGGCGATCATAGCTCGTTATGCACGTGGACGTGATTATCATAAAGTGATGCGTGGTCGCTTGAAAACCCTAGCTACACGTATACGTGAAAAAATAGGTGATTTTGAATCGCGTCCATTTGCCGACTCTGCACCAATTTTTGAAAAATCTTTAGCTGAAAATGCGGGGATGGGCTGGACAGGAAAACATACCCTACTCATTCATAAAAAATCAGGTTCATTTTTTGTGTTGGGAGAACTCTTCACTTCACTTGAACTTCCATTTGACACCCCTGCGACAAAACATTGTGGCTCATGTACCGCATGTATCGACATTTGCCCAACCCAAGCCATTGTAGAACCCTATATACTGGATGCCCGCAAATGTATTGCGTATTTGACCATTGAATATCAAGGCATCATTCCAGAAGAGTTACGTGCAGGTATTGGTAATCGTGTCTTTGGTTGTGATGACTGTCAGTTAATCTGTCCATGGAATGGATTTGCCAAAACTGCAACCATTGAAGATTTTAATCCCCGTCATGGTTTAGACGATGTGAGTCTGCTTGATTTATGGCAATGGGATGAAGCAACTTTTTTGGAGAAAACAGAAGGAAGCCCACTACGCCGAACAGGTTATCAAAGCTTCATGCGTAACATTGCCATTGGATTAGGCAATGCTCCATTTTCTGACAAAATTATTCATGAACTCAAAATAAAACATCAACAGCATGATGATATTGTGCAAGTCCACATTGATTGGGCAATTGAGCAACAAATGCAAAAATCAGGCATGATTGCCTTTTAAAAATTCATTTTCAAACGTGAAACATCCATTTTCTATATGTGCATGTTACCAACATGATTATTATTATAGGAAAATTTTAGCGACACATTCACGTTATTTCTAAATATCTGCATTAAAACTTTGCAGGTATTTTTCAACAATAAAGCCCAACTTTGCAACCATCTCAAAATGCAAGACAATTTTCATCAAATAGCAAAAAACATAATAACGACCAACTTAATTTGTCATATTTTATGATTTTGCAATTAAAATGTTTCACGTATGATGAATCCAATCGATCAATAAAGTAACGGAGTACTTATGCAAGTACGCAATGATTGGACGCGAGAAGAAATACAACAACTGTACGCATTACCTTTTTTAGATTTGCTCTTTGAAGCGCAAGGTATTCATCGTCAACATTTTGATGCCAATACCATTCAAGTCAGTACATTGCTTTCAATCAAAACAGGAAAATGCCCTGAGGATTGTAAATATTGCTCGCAATCTGCTCGTTACGATTCAAAACTTGAAGCTGAAAAACGTATCGCAGTCGAAAAAGTGATTCAAGAGGCCAAAGAAGCACTTGCTTCTGGCTCTTCTCGTTTTTGTATGGGTGCTGCTTGGCGCAACCCACATGAACGCGACATGCCCTATGTCATTGAGATGGTCAAGGAAGTGAAAGCCTTAGGCCTTGAAACCTGTATGACCTTGGGTATGCTCAATGAGTCTCAAGCATTACGATTAAAAGATGCAGGACTGGATTATTATAATCATAACTTAGACACCTCTCGTGAATACTATCCGAACGTGATTACAACACGAAGCTATGATGATCGTTTGAATACACTCGACTTTGTTCGTCAAGCAGGTATGAAAGTCTGTAGTGGCGGTATTGTTGGACTGGGAGAAAATAGTAACGATCGTATAGGCTTACTGCATGAATTAGCGACATTGCCGATACATCCAGAATCTGTACCAATTAATATGCTCGTGCCTATAGAAGGTACACCTTTGGCTGATGTCGAAAAACTGGATGTGACAGAGTGGATTCGTACAATTGCAGTTGCCCGTATTATTATGCCTAAAAGCTATATTCGTCTTTCAGCAGGTCGTGAGTCTTTGTCTGATTCTGATCAGGCTTTGGCTTTTATGGCTGGTGCAAATTCGCTTTTTTCAGGTGAAAAATTACTCACCACCCCAAATGCAGGTGAAGGTCGAGATAAGCAATTGTTTGATAAACTTGGTCTCGTTGCTGAGAAAGCCAAACCATCAATTTTAGAGTTAACTGTTGATGCAATGGCAAGTTAATAAAATATTTAAAATCATACTACTATAAAAAATGATTAGCCCCTCTTTTGGGGCTTTATTGTTTTGAATGATATAACTTAGAGT contains these protein-coding regions:
- the ruvC gene encoding crossover junction endodeoxyribonuclease RuvC — its product is MSLIIGIDPGSRLTGYGIIQKEGQKLIFVDAGTIRTETPDMPERLKRIFAGIERIVKFHGPTEAAVEQVFMAVNPDSALKLGQARGAAIAALVNLDLQVAEYTARQIKQSVVGYGAADKEQVQMMVMRILNLSIKPQADAADALAAAICHAHASGSMSKMAVLNALGGMARGRSRTSSRRR
- a CDS encoding FxsA family protein, which gives rise to MKIALIVLIGLVLEIFVWIGVGDLVGSMWYVFFWFVAAFFIGLNMMRANSVGLMPQMQQMQQGQMSQDPNLANNLPKIIAGLLLAIPGLITDVIAVLILIPPVQQALKAIMMKTMLKRQQAMMEKMMGGMMGDMGGAQGQNPFADLMRQMQDAQQQQGGRDSTIIDGEAREITPEAKKIEMKDVNQK
- a CDS encoding NAD(P)H-hydrate dehydratase, with protein sequence MQQPVYHSREVQAWEQRWFNQQNSDYGLMQQAAWAISQRLMVLLQQQFKHSICIAVCCGAGNNAGDGYLVAKYLHQAGYCVDVYSTELGDSASLVKAYREANTSGIDIFSAFEFHHAYDVYIDALFGIGLNRTLDEDWQTIIHSINRQSGFKVAIDIPSGLHANTGQVLPCAVKADITYTVLGLKAGLLTGQGKEYASQVEVIPLIPIDDELKTLAYLSPKSIQLPKREAFGHKGSYGHVLIVGGHADMGGAVMMAAEAAFSAGAGKVSIVCDAKHHMATLARSPNIMLRDINALDHYMIQQLINQVDAVSFGMGLGRDAWSEQQFLNWFPHLNQSKVELVLDADALWFLALHPVQLKTHTYATPHPGEAAKLLDKQTSDVESDRIQAIYDLQQRYAGEWVLKGAGSLILQDKLWMCTAGNAGMATGGMGDVLAGMIASLKAQFHEQIELHQIVTLHALAGDHLAKSGMRGVQAHHMNEAVYHVVNHALEI
- the queG gene encoding tRNA epoxyqueuosine(34) reductase QueG — its product is MTQSTLSKKIPLDQYDPIALKAWIKAQAFDLGFADCVIAKPDAQAELVRFQEYLDRGYHGDMKFLEENLEKRADPKLLVPGTKSVICVRMDYLVETPKPRYVPDEPNSAIIARYARGRDYHKVMRGRLKTLATRIREKIGDFESRPFADSAPIFEKSLAENAGMGWTGKHTLLIHKKSGSFFVLGELFTSLELPFDTPATKHCGSCTACIDICPTQAIVEPYILDARKCIAYLTIEYQGIIPEELRAGIGNRVFGCDDCQLICPWNGFAKTATIEDFNPRHGLDDVSLLDLWQWDEATFLEKTEGSPLRRTGYQSFMRNIAIGLGNAPFSDKIIHELKIKHQQHDDIVQVHIDWAIEQQMQKSGMIAF
- the bioB gene encoding biotin synthase BioB, with the translated sequence MQVRNDWTREEIQQLYALPFLDLLFEAQGIHRQHFDANTIQVSTLLSIKTGKCPEDCKYCSQSARYDSKLEAEKRIAVEKVIQEAKEALASGSSRFCMGAAWRNPHERDMPYVIEMVKEVKALGLETCMTLGMLNESQALRLKDAGLDYYNHNLDTSREYYPNVITTRSYDDRLNTLDFVRQAGMKVCSGGIVGLGENSNDRIGLLHELATLPIHPESVPINMLVPIEGTPLADVEKLDVTEWIRTIAVARIIMPKSYIRLSAGRESLSDSDQALAFMAGANSLFSGEKLLTTPNAGEGRDKQLFDKLGLVAEKAKPSILELTVDAMAS
- a CDS encoding acylphosphatase; the protein is MQALKLTISGIVQGVGYRRWFEKQANDLNLKGYVKNLETGDVEAVVIGDEQAIQDILKCSLIGPLRSKVSKIQQEKLHENELQYDDFVMIR